From the genome of Trichocoleus desertorum ATA4-8-CV12:
ACAGAAATTACCAAAGAAGATACAGGTCTCATCCTGACGGTTAATGTTGAACGAATTGATGATAACGGCTTTGTGACGCTGTCAGTTGCTCCTCAGGTGATTGCCTTATCAGGCATACAACGTGTTACACTGCCTGGATCAGGAGGGCAGGATATTGCTTTGCTATCGGAGCGATCGCTCACCTCTGGAACCATTCGAATGCGAGATGGACAGACTTTGATTCTGTCGGGTATTATTCAGGACCAGGACAGAGCCAACGCTCAAAAAATTCCTATCTTAGGTGATTTGCCCCTTATTGGTGCTTTGTTTAGAAGTACTACAAGATCCAATACTAGAGCTGAAGTGATCGTGCTGCTGACACCGCAGATCTTGGATGACTCCGATCGCTCTACTGTTGGTTATAACTACACACCAAGCCCTGATGTGCGTCAGATTCTAGAGCGAGGCACCACCAGCAATCCTGACAAAAACTAGTTCAGGAGCAAATAGCCTTTGTATTCAGGAAGTCTAGATCCTGCGATGCTGACGAACTATTTTTAGCGATCAATCCCCCTATTCATCCCTGGATAGGGGATTTTTTTGCGAAAAAAGTTTTCAAATTTGGGTTAAATTGCCTAAAAAATCCTGAAATCTATATATCTTAAAGGTTTCGACGATCCATATGGCGCGAGTACACCTTAGAATAAGGCATTGAAAATTCGAGTCTGTGGGACTTCCAGCCATTTTGGGCTGAGTTCCCCTCGAAGGTTCACTCCACAATCTCGACTGGAGATTCAAACAGCAATATCTACCTTCTTAAAAAAGGAGATTCATACGCATGAATAAAGGTGAATTAGTTGACGCGATCGCCGATAAGGCGAGTGTGACCAAAAAGCAAGCAGATGCAGTCTTGACGGCGGCCCTGGAAACTATTGTTGACGCAGTTTCCAATGGCGACAAAGTCACGCTGGTCGGCTTTGGCTCTTTTGAGTCACGGGAGCGCAAAGCTCGTGAGGGACGCAATCCCAAGACGGGTGACAAAATGGAAATCCCTGCCACCAAAGTCCCTGCTTTCTCAGCAGGTAAGTTATTTAAGGAGAAGGTCTCGCCCCCGGAAAAATAGCTACTTTTCATTAGCGAGGCTGCTCTTTGAGCCGTCCAATTCACGGGGGGAATTTAGCTTGGGCAGCGGCGCTGGCAGGCTGTCCCCCTGCGGCTATTCTTGATTTTTCTGCCAGTATTAATCCTTTAGGCCCACCTACGTCTGCGATCGCGGCGATTCAGACTCACTTATCCGAGCTGACAGCCTATCCTGATCCAGACTACGGTCAACTCCGATCTGTTCTTAGCCAGGCTCATAGCTTACCTATGGATTGGCTTTTGCCAGGGAATGGCTCGGCTGAATTGTTGACCTGGGCTTGTTGGGATTTATCCAAGCTGGAGGTGACTGGCTTAGTTACCCCCGCGTTTAGCGACTATTCGCGGGCACTAAAAGCATTTGACAGTTCTGTGCTTGAGTGCCCTTTCGACAATTTTGGTTGGCCGATTTTGGATGTTGGCTTGGTGCTTGAAACCCTAACATCCAAAATTTCACCTCAAAACAGTGGCTTGTTGCTGAACAATCCTCATAATCCGACCGGACAGCTATTTTCTAGAGAGAGTATTCTGCCTTACTTAGAGCAGTTTGCTTTGGTGGTAGTGGATGAAGCCTTTATGGATTTCTTGCCGCCAGAGCAGCAGCAAAGCTTGAGCGATGTAGTGCAGGACTACCCAAACTTAGTAATCTTACGATCGCTGACTAAGTTCTACAGTTTGCCTGGTTTACGTTTGGGATATGCGATCGCCCATCCCGACCGTTTGCAGCGCTGGCAACAATGTCGTGACCCCTGGCCTGTGAATGTGCTAGCAGCAGGAGCCGCAGTCGCAGTGATGCAGGATGTCGCATTTCAAGCGCAAACTTGGGCCTGGTTGCCAACGGCGCGATCGCAACTGTATCAAGGTTTGGCTCAGTTGCCAGGGCTGCAACCTTACTTGGGTGCTGCCAACTTTTTATTAGTCAAGTCGGAGCAGTCTAGTGTGGAGCTACAAAAGCGGCTGCTGCTGCGTCATCAAATTTTGATTCGGGATTGTCTCAGCTTCCCGGAATTGGGCGATCGCTATTTTCGGGTTGCCGTACGCTCCGAGGCAGAAAATCAGCGATTAATCGCAGGGTTGGCTGAGATTCTTTAAGAGGTTGCTGGAGGGCTTAGCCAACCTAATAACCGATTCAAATAACCTGGTGAACGACTAAAAGCATGTCAGTTGAATACGACTTGGTAGTAATTGGTGGCACCCCTGCGGGCGGCT
Proteins encoded in this window:
- a CDS encoding HU family DNA-binding protein; protein product: MNKGELVDAIADKASVTKKQADAVLTAALETIVDAVSNGDKVTLVGFGSFESRERKAREGRNPKTGDKMEIPATKVPAFSAGKLFKEKVSPPEK
- the cobD gene encoding threonine-phosphate decarboxylase CobD codes for the protein MSRPIHGGNLAWAAALAGCPPAAILDFSASINPLGPPTSAIAAIQTHLSELTAYPDPDYGQLRSVLSQAHSLPMDWLLPGNGSAELLTWACWDLSKLEVTGLVTPAFSDYSRALKAFDSSVLECPFDNFGWPILDVGLVLETLTSKISPQNSGLLLNNPHNPTGQLFSRESILPYLEQFALVVVDEAFMDFLPPEQQQSLSDVVQDYPNLVILRSLTKFYSLPGLRLGYAIAHPDRLQRWQQCRDPWPVNVLAAGAAVAVMQDVAFQAQTWAWLPTARSQLYQGLAQLPGLQPYLGAANFLLVKSEQSSVELQKRLLLRHQILIRDCLSFPELGDRYFRVAVRSEAENQRLIAGLAEIL